In Anaerobacillus isosaccharinicus, one genomic interval encodes:
- a CDS encoding ribosomal-processing cysteine protease Prp, with protein MLIKVIYKFGYSQVVFTKEVVKTFVSYKQIKKNQHESGGILLGKVYKDLVLVDTVSEPSREDKSGRYYFFRNVKKAQKIIEDAWNNSQGERIYLGEWHTHPEAMPTPSIDDRKLLSNMLKDTRMEIEFLLMTIIGQSDNYVGVQQKGKKVIDPLSRVTSTDGIEITIYKNALEKISGFKVSGFINFAPTGYDIYNAALSQIFTGAINSIISLTSINEYILVMETGFIRFVIPNLKNEEERVHTLFNSMLIQIDMVVEEIRSKNFNQIIKYRFDASTIN; from the coding sequence GTGTTGATTAAAGTGATTTATAAATTTGGTTATAGCCAAGTTGTGTTTACAAAAGAAGTTGTTAAAACCTTTGTATCCTATAAGCAAATTAAAAAGAATCAACATGAATCAGGCGGGATACTCTTAGGGAAAGTTTATAAAGATTTAGTATTAGTAGATACTGTGTCAGAGCCTTCACGAGAAGACAAGTCAGGCAGATATTACTTTTTTAGAAATGTAAAAAAGGCCCAAAAAATAATAGAGGACGCTTGGAATAACTCCCAAGGAGAGAGGATTTATTTAGGGGAGTGGCATACTCATCCTGAAGCGATGCCAACACCATCAATCGATGATAGAAAATTGTTAAGTAATATGTTAAAGGATACAAGAATGGAAATAGAGTTTCTTTTGATGACTATCATCGGTCAAAGTGATAACTATGTGGGAGTTCAGCAAAAAGGTAAAAAAGTTATTGATCCTTTATCTAGAGTTACATCAACAGACGGTATAGAGATTACAATTTATAAAAATGCATTAGAAAAAATATCGGGTTTCAAAGTCAGCGGATTTATTAATTTCGCTCCTACCGGGTATGACATATACAATGCAGCACTATCACAAATTTTCACTGGAGCAATAAACTCTATTATATCTTTAACAAGTATCAATGAATACATTTTAGTTATGGAAACAGGATTTATCAGATTTGTTATCCCTAATCTTAAAAATGAAGAGGAAAGAGTACATACTCTATTTAATTCGATGTTAATTCAAATAGATATGGTAGTCGAAGAAATAAGAAGTAAGAACTTTAATCAAATTATTAAATATAGATTTGATGCTTCAACTATCAATTAA
- a CDS encoding ThiF family adenylyltransferase, producing the protein MEDRHNLSVVYNNIRNESVFYLERYYGAIKVESENPIRYPITLKITISIEKEDFNLLICIPFNFPDSFPKVKLDEDSFTKLYPLPHLDIFKTLCVFDDVLASPNPENPTGVLDATIQKAKELLLKGKSGQNHDDYVDEMETYWAQESRGFYISIVEPSEVSKEVCLIPFKFQNWLEKGIIADKRSEAIKWLLNIGGTFNEEEIISLFYIPLNEPMNYPFPKFNKDITNLLKESNNRKDYFTYLSKHQRPTKILFSMKLQNQYTWGLWEHVKPYKKVVSKYKGKRKIQTGLKGFRKDSQNGWLELIKEFPNMELNKYSVKDVRTTRLKTRGGDGKTENTGKKVAIIGCGAVGSHIAQGLMDIGIEDLLLIDPDNLNFENINRHLCGADQVGNKKTEAIKNRLRRHYPTSNIHVCNDNVLSLLQTYPNSLNSYDFIIVAISNTPTEVRLDELQKKKIISKPIINIWVEPYLAGGHAVWNASGNITSLKKLFRDGFYKYQVLKNGNLYSKKELGCNTSYVPYGVLELKKFIIEVLMFIQQQLNNEGKESKVLTWLGNLSEQKKNKRILSPRWLGADDFSVRITELEYYQESVD; encoded by the coding sequence ATGGAAGATCGTCATAATTTATCAGTAGTTTATAACAATATTAGAAATGAATCAGTTTTTTATCTTGAACGTTACTATGGAGCAATTAAAGTTGAGTCGGAAAATCCCATTAGATATCCTATAACTCTAAAAATAACAATTTCGATAGAGAAAGAGGATTTTAACCTATTAATTTGCATACCCTTTAATTTCCCTGATTCGTTTCCAAAAGTTAAATTAGATGAAGATAGTTTTACAAAGTTATATCCCTTGCCGCATTTAGATATTTTTAAGACACTTTGTGTCTTTGACGATGTTTTAGCAAGTCCTAATCCTGAAAATCCAACTGGGGTATTAGATGCAACAATTCAAAAGGCTAAAGAATTACTCTTAAAAGGTAAATCAGGACAAAACCATGATGATTATGTAGACGAAATGGAAACATATTGGGCACAAGAAAGCAGAGGGTTTTACATATCTATTGTAGAACCTTCCGAAGTTTCTAAAGAGGTATGTCTAATCCCATTTAAGTTTCAGAATTGGCTTGAGAAGGGAATAATAGCTGATAAAAGAAGCGAAGCAATAAAATGGCTTCTAAATATAGGTGGAACATTTAATGAGGAAGAGATAATTAGTCTATTTTATATCCCTTTAAACGAACCAATGAATTATCCTTTTCCTAAATTTAATAAAGATATAACGAATTTACTAAAAGAAAGTAATAATCGTAAGGATTATTTCACTTATCTATCAAAGCATCAGAGACCTACTAAAATACTATTTTCAATGAAATTACAAAATCAATATACGTGGGGTCTATGGGAGCATGTTAAACCATATAAAAAAGTTGTATCTAAGTATAAAGGGAAAAGAAAAATCCAAACAGGTCTAAAAGGGTTCAGGAAGGATAGCCAAAATGGTTGGCTAGAGTTAATTAAAGAATTCCCCAATATGGAGTTAAATAAGTACTCAGTGAAAGACGTTAGGACAACTAGGTTAAAAACTCGTGGTGGCGATGGGAAAACTGAAAACACTGGTAAAAAAGTTGCTATTATAGGTTGTGGAGCAGTTGGAAGCCATATAGCACAAGGTTTAATGGATATTGGCATAGAGGATTTACTACTGATTGACCCTGACAATTTAAATTTTGAAAACATTAATAGGCATCTATGTGGTGCTGACCAAGTAGGGAATAAGAAAACAGAAGCAATAAAAAATAGGCTAAGAAGGCATTATCCAACAAGCAACATCCATGTTTGTAATGATAATGTTTTATCCTTGTTACAAACTTATCCAAATTCATTAAATTCATATGACTTTATTATAGTAGCAATAAGTAATACACCTACAGAGGTAAGGTTAGATGAGTTACAAAAAAAGAAGATAATTAGCAAACCGATAATAAATATTTGGGTAGAACCATATTTAGCAGGTGGTCATGCAGTATGGAATGCTTCTGGTAACATTACGAGTCTTAAGAAACTTTTTAGGGATGGTTTTTATAAGTATCAAGTCTTAAAAAACGGGAATTTGTATTCAAAAAAGGAACTGGGTTGCAACACTTCTTATGTGCCTTATGGGGTATTAGAACTTAAAAAGTTTATTATTGAGGTCTTAATGTTTATTCAACAGCAACTAAATAATGAAGGAAAAGAAAGTAAGGTATTAACTTGGCTAGGCAATTTATCAGAACAAAAGAAAAATAAGCGAATATTGTCTCCACGATGGTTAGGAGCAGACGATTTCTCGGTCAGGATTACTGAATTAGAATATTACCAAGAAAGTGTTGATTAA